Proteins encoded by one window of Cannabis sativa cultivar Pink pepper isolate KNU-18-1 chromosome 4, ASM2916894v1, whole genome shotgun sequence:
- the LOC115713941 gene encoding ferric reduction oxidase 7, chloroplastic: MDGNSVEKPLLLPPTVEPSYVKRKTSLFTSLAKFILKVLMWVVFILWVGIAFLLPGKFSTHTITVLFNATGGTVFGFTGSFFLLFTGPVLLISILAFAYIIISGEEDFSKKKRSGHPSFRLWTFPVIVDGPFGVVSAAELVGILLFGVYVIWAVYSYSLKAISLIPDQLSFKVQSSLFLESMGLHLGSVGIFCLAFLFLPVSRGSVLLRLIDIPFEHATRYHVWLGHLTMVLFTIHGLLYVIAWTIEGRLIDQLLEWKSIGIANLPGVISLVAGLLMWVTSLPPVRKLNFELFFYTHQLYVVFVIFLALHVGDFVFFISAGGIYLFMLDRFLRFCQSRKIVEIISAKCLPCGTVELVISKPANLRYNALSFVFLQLRELSWLQWHPFSVSSSPMDGKYHMAVLIKVLGEWTAKLRGNILNDSASDAVPEEELPLKPNTKLTASVEGPYGHECPYHLMYENLVLVAGGIGISPFLAILTDILHRIREGKPCLPRNVMIIWAVKNSTEIPLLSTVDMESICPSFSDKVKVETHIYVTRESEPPLEEGNVQSTVTTSAFPVSKGHAMSGLVGTGHKVWSGLYLVSSTIGLIILMYLLQVFYISPYGISTWWYKGLLIMVCMALSVLIFGGSVIGLWHLWETRILEKEGYHDGVIKFDEEQHNGNTILKESSIESPRKSTLLKYGTRPDFEEIFAYISKCWGHVDAGVIVCGPPTLQASVAKEIRSHNIFKREKDHPIFHFNSHSFDL; the protein is encoded by the exons ATGGACGGAAACTCTGTTGAGAAGCCTCTTCTGTTGCCTCCGACTGTGGAGCCTAGTTATGTCAAGAGGAAAACATCTCTTTTTACCTCTTTGGCCAAATTCATACTCAAAGTTCTAATGTGGGTCGTTTTTATTTTATGGGTTGGTATTGCATTTTTGTTGCCAGGAAAGTTTTCAACTCACACTATCACTGTATTGTTCAATGCAACTGGTGGAACTGTTTTTGGGTTTACAG GAAGCTTCTTCTTGTTGTTCACTGGTCCTGTTCTGCTCATTTCAATCCTTGCCTTTGCTTACATTATCATTTCTGGTGAAGAGGATTTTTCAAA GAAGAAGAGGTCTGGTCATCCAAGTTTCAGGTTGTGGACTTTCCCTGTGATTGTGGATGGACCTTTTGGGGTCGTTTCTGCTGCTGAGCTTGTTGGAATTCTTCTCTTTGGTGTGTATGTTATCTGGGCTGTCTATTCATATTCCTTGAAGGCCATCAGCTTAATTCCTGACCAGTTAAGCTTTAAAGTGCAAAG TTCTTTGTTCTTGGAATCTATGGGACTTCATCTTGGTTCAGTTGGGATATTTTGCTTGGCATTTCTGTTCCTGCCAGTTTCTAGGGGATCAGTTCTTCTTCGCCTTATCGATATCCCATTTGAACATGCTACAAGATACCATGTATGGTTGGGACATCTCACAATGGTGTTGTTTACTATCCATGGCCTACTTTATGTAATTGCATGGACAATTGAGGGTCGTCTCATAGATCAG CTGTTGGAGTGGAAAAGTATTGGTATAGCCAATCTTCCAGGAGTTATAAGTCTTGTAGCTGGTCTGCTGATGTGGGTTACCTCACTTCCTCCAGTGAGAAAGTTGAATTTCGAACTGTTCTTCTACACTCATCAACTATATGTTGTCTTTGTCATCTTCTTAGCTTTACATGTTGGagattttgttttctttatctCTGCTGGAGGGATATACCTTTTCATGCTTGATCGGTTTTTGAGGTTCTGCCAATCACGAAAAATCGTGGAAATAATTTCTGCCAAGTGTCTTCCCTGTGGGACTGTTGAATTGGTCATTTCAAAACCAGCAA ATTTGCGCTACAATGCCCTCAGTTTTGTATTTCTTCAACTACGGGAGTTATCATGGCTGCAGTGGCATCCTTTTAGTGTTTCATCTAGTCCTATGGATGGAAAATATCATATGGCTGTTCTGATAAAGGTTCTTGGTGAGTGGACAGCAAAGCTTAGAGGAAATATATTGAATGACTCTGCTTCTGATGCTGTGCCAGAAGAAGAGCTACCTTTAAAGCCTAACACCAAGCTCACAGCATCTGTTGAGGGGCCATATGGGCATGAGTGTCCATACCACTTGAT GTATGAAAACCTAGTTTTAGTAGCTGGTGGCATTGGGATTTCCCCATTCCTTGCCATCTTGACCGACATCCTCCACCGCATTAGAGAAGGGAAACCTTGTCTTCCACGAAATGTCATGATAATTTGGGCTGTGAAAAACTCAACTGAGATTCCTCTGCTTTCTACTGTTGATATGGAGTCAATATGCCCATCTTTCTCTGATAAAGTCAAGGTTGAGACTCATATTTATGTGACTCGAGAATCAGAACCTCCATTG GAAGAGGGCAATGTTCAAAGCACTGTGACCACTTCTGCTTTTCCAGTGTCCAAAGGTCATGCCATGTCTGGTTTGGTAGGTACAGGACACAAGGTGTGGTCTGGACTATACCTtgtttcatcaacaataggGCTTATAATCTTGATGTATTTGTTGCAAGTCTTTTACATAAGTCCTTATGGAATATCTACATGGTGGTACAAAGGACTTCTTATCATGGTTTGCATGGCTCTCAGTGTCCTAATCTTTGGCGGTTCTGTAATTGGTTTATGGCATTTGTGGGAAACAAGAATTTTGGAGAAGGAGGGATACCATGATGGTGTTATTAAGTTTGATGAAGAGCAACATAATGGAAATACAATTCTGAAAGAATCATCTATTGAAAGCCCTAGGAAATCAACTCTTCTCAAGTATGGCACAAGACCCGACTTcgaag AAATTTTTGCGTACATTTCCAAGTGCTGGGGCCATGTTGATGCTGGTGTTATTGTATGTGGTCCTCCAACACTTCAGGCAAGTGTTGCTAAAGAAATCAGATCACACAACAtatttaagagagaaaaagatcaTCCAATCTTCCACTTCAATAGTCATAGTTTTGATCTCTAG